In Chanodichthys erythropterus isolate Z2021 chromosome 11, ASM2448905v1, whole genome shotgun sequence, a single window of DNA contains:
- the zgc:101810 gene encoding actin-related protein 2-A — protein MDSDGRKVVVCDNGTGFVKCGFAGSNFPDHIFPALVGRPIIRSDTKVGNIEIKDLMVGDEASECRSMLEVSYPMENGIVRSWEDMLHLWDYTFGPQRLNISPPDCKVLLTEPPMNPMKNRQKIAEVMFETYKFHGIYIAIQAVLTLYAQGLLTGVVIDSGDGVTHICPVYEGFSLPHLTRRLDIAGRDITRYLIKLLLLRGYAFNHTADFETVRMMKEKLCFVGYNIEQEQKLANETTVLVESYTLPDGRMIIVGGERFGAPEALFQPHLINVEGVGVAELLFNTIQAADIDLRSEFYKHIVLSGGTTMYPGLPSRLEREIKQLYLERVLKGDTDKLSKFKIRIEDPPRRKHMVFMGGAVLANIMKDKESFWLSRAEYEEKGLKVLDKLGAVLR, from the exons ATGGACAGCGATGGGAGGAAAGTGGTTGTGTGTGACAATGGCACTGGG TTTGTCAAGTGTGGTTTTGCTGGCTCCAATTTTCCTGACCACATCTTCCCAGCCCTGGTGGGACGTCCCATCATTCGGTCAGATACAAAAGTTGGGAATATAGAGATCAAG GATCTGATGGTGGGCGATGAGGCGAGCGAATGCCGCTCCATGCTGGAGGTCTCGTATCCCATGGAGAACGGGATAGTCCGCAGCTGGGAGGACATGCTACACCTGTGGGACTACACGTTCGGCCCGCAGCGGCTCAACATCAGTCCTCCTGACTGCAAGGTCCTGCTGACGGAACCACCCATGAACCCGATGAAGAACCGGCAGAAGATCGCCGAGGTCATGTTTGAGACCTACAAGTTTCACGGCATCTACATTGCCATACAAGCTGTGCTGACTCTCTACGCTCAGG GTTTGTTAACCGGTGTGGTGATCGACTCAGGAGATGGTGTGACTCATATTTGTCCTGTGTACGAGGGCTTCTCTCTCCCTCACCTCACGCGTCGCTTGGATATCGCAGGACGTGACATCACGCGCTATCTGATTAAG ctTTTGCTTCTGCGAGGCTACGCCTTTAACCACACGGCAGACTTCGAGACGGTGCGGATGATGAAGGAGAAACTGTGTTTTGTTGGCTACAACATTGAGCAGGAACAGAAACTGGCCAATGAGACCACCGTCCTGGTGGAGTCCTACACG TTACCAGATGGACGGATGATAATTGTCGGAGGCGAGAGGTTTGGAGCGCCGGAGGCTCTTTTCCAGCCTCATCTCATTAACGTGGAGGGAGTTGGTGTGGCCGAGCTGCTCTTCAACACCATACAGGCAGCAGACATTGACCTCAG GTCAGAATTCTACAAGCACATCGTCCTGTCCGGAGGAACCACCATGTACCCGGGACTTCCGTCCCGTTTGGAGCGTGAGATCAAGCAGCTGTATCTGGAGAGAGTGCTGAAGGGAGACACTGACAAACTCTCT AAATTTAAAATCCGTATCGAAGACCCTCCGCGCCGCAAACACATGGTGTTCATGGGCGGTGCGGTGCTGGCCAACATCATGAAAGATAAAGAGTCTTTCTGGCTGTCGCGAGCCGAGTACGAGGAGAAAGGCCTGAAGGTGCTGGACAAACTGGGAGCAGTGCTGCGATGA
- the LOC137030825 gene encoding ribonuclease inhibitor-like, translated as MCFLLLSSGSSPDQQLPLEDCRMTDEGFSAVTSALKSNPSHLRQLDLSQNELGDSGGENLCGLLMNPQCKLGKTTVGVTIQQAKGLCRCSITEKQCLILT; from the exons ATGTGCTTCCttctgctctcatctggatcaTCACCAGACCAGCAGCTGCCA TTAGAAGACTGCAGAATGACAGATGAAGGTTTTTCTGCTGtgacttcagctctgaaatcaaacccATCACACCTGAGACAGCTGGATCTCAGTCAGAATGAACTAGGAGACTCTGGAGGTGAAAACCTCTGTGGTCTACTGATGAACCCACAATGCAAACTGGGAAAAACTACAGTTGGTGTCACTATACAGCAGGCAAAGGG tCTGTGTAGATGCAGTATTACAGAGAAACAGTGTCTCATCCTGACTTGA